From the Ruania alkalisoli genome, one window contains:
- a CDS encoding helix-turn-helix domain-containing protein, with the protein MAESTLLRGLGLLRLLVRAEGPVSASELARLSGMHPTSISRTLAGLVDGGFVRRVSYRSYAPDLGLLSLGLDAARHCPLATDPQLVMERAARLFGGLMLSLCLAWRGSLFYFAQTGLSLGTKPFVGHGYPLHLSSPGLLFALEDSQEDAIAALERSRRTFGWDRPTAQVPADPAMVLAWARGARTDDVLILRRWAGPDHVSAAIRLPDHEGHAIALTAAGPAAILGDGEIRNRLHQVKHWLTSGGII; encoded by the coding sequence GTGGCGGAATCGACCTTGCTCAGAGGGCTTGGCCTGCTACGGCTGCTGGTGCGGGCAGAGGGGCCGGTCTCGGCTAGCGAACTCGCCCGCCTGAGTGGGATGCACCCGACGTCGATCTCCCGGACGCTGGCAGGACTGGTTGACGGCGGCTTTGTGCGGCGGGTGTCGTACCGGTCCTATGCGCCTGACTTGGGGCTGCTATCGCTGGGCCTTGATGCCGCCAGGCATTGCCCGCTGGCGACCGATCCGCAACTGGTGATGGAGCGCGCAGCTCGGCTGTTCGGCGGCCTGATGCTCTCGCTCTGTCTCGCATGGCGTGGATCGCTGTTCTACTTCGCTCAGACCGGGTTGAGCCTTGGCACCAAGCCATTCGTCGGGCATGGTTACCCGTTGCACCTGTCTTCGCCCGGACTGTTGTTTGCGCTGGAGGACAGCCAGGAAGATGCGATCGCGGCGCTTGAGCGCTCCCGACGGACGTTCGGATGGGATCGCCCGACTGCGCAGGTGCCGGCGGACCCGGCCATGGTGCTGGCATGGGCGAGGGGCGCTCGTACCGACGATGTGCTAATCCTGCGGAGGTGGGCCGGACCGGACCATGTGAGCGCGGCAATCCGGCTGCCTGACCACGAGGGGCACGCGATTGCCCTGACAGCGGCCGGCCCCGCCGCCATCCTGGGTGACGGCGAGATCCGCAATCGACTTCACCAGGTCAAGCACTGGCTGACCTCCGGCGGCATCATCTGA